A region from the Nocardioides exalbidus genome encodes:
- a CDS encoding DLW-39 family protein: MKKLLLVVLAAGAALFAKRKMDEGKHEQALWAEATDTVEKA, translated from the coding sequence ATGAAGAAGCTCCTGCTGGTCGTCCTGGCCGCCGGCGCCGCACTCTTCGCGAAGAGGAAGATGGACGAGGGGAAGCACGAGCAGGCCCTCTGGGCCGAGGCCACCGACACCGTCGAGAAGGCCTGA
- a CDS encoding DUF3566 domain-containing protein translates to MSERTTTPRRTSASPGEGGEPPRKSLTERLQSTLSNAAEEHRANASTSETKVRRPGRQPGRQPRRARLRLTRIDPWSVMKTSFLLSVAFGVVTFVAIFMVWSVLGAAGVWDSINSAVASIVEGDSGNSTFDVTDYVGMSRVLGFTLLVSVVDVILLTALATLTAFLYNLAAALLGGIEVTLAEDEK, encoded by the coding sequence GTGTCCGAACGCACCACGACTCCACGTCGTACGTCCGCCAGTCCCGGTGAGGGTGGGGAGCCCCCGCGCAAGTCGCTGACCGAGCGGCTGCAGAGCACGCTGTCCAACGCCGCCGAGGAGCACCGCGCCAACGCCTCGACCTCGGAGACGAAGGTCAGGCGGCCAGGTCGCCAGCCGGGCCGTCAGCCCCGTCGCGCGCGGCTGCGGCTCACCCGGATCGATCCCTGGTCGGTCATGAAGACCTCGTTCCTGCTGTCGGTCGCCTTCGGCGTCGTCACGTTCGTCGCCATCTTCATGGTGTGGTCGGTCCTCGGCGCCGCCGGAGTGTGGGACTCGATCAACTCCGCCGTGGCGAGCATCGTCGAGGGCGACAGCGGCAACTCGACCTTCGACGTCACCGACTACGTCGGCATGTCGCGGGTCCTCGGGTTCACCCTCCTGGTGTCCGTGGTCGACGTGATCCTGCTGACCGCGCTGGCCACCCTGACGGCGTTCCTCTACAACCTCGCCGCCGCCCTGCTCGGCGGCATCGAGGTCACCCTCGCCGAGGACGAGAAGTGA
- the gyrA gene encoding DNA gyrase subunit A: MQQSYIDYAMTVIVGRALPDVRDGLKPVHRRILYAMYDGGYRPDRGFSKCSRVVGDVMGQYHPHGDSAIYDTMVRLAQPWVLRYPLINGQGNFGSPGNDSAAAMRYTECRMAPLAMEMVRDIDEDTVDFQPNYDGRSQEPTILPSRFPNLLVNGSAGIAVGMATNIPPHNLIEVAEGAKWALEHPDATKEELQDALVERIKGPDFPNGALIVGRQGIEQAYRTGRGSITQRAVVEIDEDAKGRVMLVISELPYMVNPDNLALKIAELADSGRIQGISDVRDDTSSRTGQRLVIILRRDAVARVVLNNLFKHTELQSNFSANMLALVDGVPRTLSIDQFISNWVTHQIEVIQRRTRFRLAEAERQAHIYRGLAKALDALDEVIALIRRSPDVEEARQGLIDLLEIDEIQANAILEMQLRRLAALERQKIMDRLAELERVIADLEDILANEARQRQIVSDELTEIVEKYGNERRTQIIAADGDLSMEDLIPDEELVVSITRGGYAKRTRADQYRLQKRGGKGVRGATLRGDDVVQHFIATTNHHWLLFFTTAGRVYRTKAYNLPEAARDAKGGHVAGLLSFQPDEEIAQVLAIRDYEQAPYLVLATRTGLVKKTKLGDYNSPRQAGVIAINFREEDDELIGAELVNADDDILLVSRKGQAIRFQASDDQLRPMGRATGGVRGMKFKHDDDSVLSLSVIRAAQVAAEEAAEARLVEGGEAPEDIEPGALPDVKEQYVFTITDGGYAKRSRITDYRITNRGGVGIRAVKLSNEDRGGLVGAFIVEEGDEVLSITSGGQVVRSPIDANFRATGRDSQGVKFVTPKKGDTVAVVARSVEAREDEEELVEGAEGEAVETVVATGDESPVVGDGATIDPQTAEPAPDDNTEE; this comes from the coding sequence ATGCAGCAGTCCTACATCGACTACGCGATGACCGTCATCGTCGGGCGGGCGTTGCCCGACGTACGCGACGGGCTGAAGCCAGTGCACCGCCGCATCCTCTACGCGATGTACGACGGTGGCTACCGCCCCGACCGCGGCTTCTCGAAGTGCTCGCGCGTCGTGGGTGACGTGATGGGTCAGTACCACCCGCACGGCGACTCGGCGATCTACGACACCATGGTCCGCCTCGCGCAGCCGTGGGTGCTGCGCTACCCGCTGATCAACGGCCAGGGCAACTTCGGCTCGCCGGGCAACGACTCGGCCGCCGCCATGCGGTACACCGAGTGCCGGATGGCGCCGCTGGCCATGGAGATGGTCCGCGACATCGACGAGGACACCGTCGACTTCCAGCCCAACTACGACGGTCGCTCGCAGGAGCCGACCATCCTGCCGAGCCGGTTCCCCAACCTGCTGGTCAACGGCTCCGCCGGCATCGCGGTCGGCATGGCGACCAACATCCCGCCGCACAACCTCATCGAGGTGGCCGAGGGGGCGAAGTGGGCGCTCGAGCACCCCGACGCGACCAAGGAGGAGCTCCAGGACGCGCTCGTCGAGCGGATCAAGGGTCCCGACTTCCCCAACGGCGCGCTCATCGTCGGTCGCCAGGGGATCGAGCAGGCCTACCGCACCGGCCGCGGCTCGATCACCCAGCGCGCGGTCGTCGAGATCGACGAGGACGCCAAGGGCCGGGTGATGCTCGTGATCAGCGAGCTCCCCTACATGGTGAACCCCGACAACCTCGCGCTGAAGATCGCCGAGCTCGCCGACTCCGGCCGGATCCAGGGCATCTCCGACGTGCGCGACGACACCAGCTCGCGCACCGGCCAGCGACTCGTCATCATCCTGCGGCGCGACGCGGTCGCCCGCGTGGTGCTCAACAACCTCTTCAAGCACACCGAGCTGCAGTCGAACTTCTCGGCCAACATGCTCGCGCTCGTCGACGGCGTGCCGCGCACGCTGTCGATCGACCAGTTCATCTCCAACTGGGTCACCCACCAGATCGAGGTCATCCAGCGGCGTACGCGCTTCCGCCTCGCCGAGGCCGAGCGCCAGGCGCACATCTACCGCGGTCTCGCCAAGGCGCTCGACGCGCTCGACGAGGTCATCGCGCTGATCCGCCGCAGCCCCGACGTCGAGGAGGCCCGCCAGGGCCTGATCGACCTGCTCGAGATCGACGAGATCCAGGCCAACGCCATCCTCGAGATGCAGCTGCGCCGCCTCGCCGCGCTCGAGCGCCAGAAGATCATGGACCGCCTCGCCGAGCTCGAGCGCGTGATCGCCGACCTCGAGGACATCCTCGCCAACGAGGCCCGCCAGCGGCAGATCGTCTCCGACGAGCTCACCGAGATCGTCGAGAAGTACGGCAACGAGCGTCGTACCCAGATCATCGCAGCCGACGGGGACCTCTCGATGGAGGACCTCATCCCCGACGAGGAGCTGGTCGTCTCCATCACGCGGGGCGGCTACGCCAAGCGCACCCGCGCCGACCAGTACCGGCTCCAGAAGCGCGGCGGCAAGGGCGTGCGCGGTGCGACGCTGCGCGGCGACGACGTCGTCCAGCACTTCATCGCCACGACCAACCACCACTGGCTGCTGTTCTTCACCACGGCCGGGCGGGTCTACCGCACGAAGGCCTACAACCTCCCCGAGGCAGCGCGCGACGCGAAGGGCGGCCACGTCGCCGGCCTGCTGAGCTTCCAGCCCGACGAGGAGATCGCCCAGGTGCTGGCGATCCGCGACTACGAGCAGGCTCCCTACCTCGTGCTCGCCACCCGCACCGGCCTGGTCAAGAAGACCAAGCTCGGTGACTACAACAGCCCGCGCCAGGCCGGCGTCATCGCGATCAACTTCCGCGAGGAGGACGACGAGCTGATCGGCGCCGAGCTGGTCAACGCCGACGACGACATCCTGCTGGTCTCGCGCAAGGGCCAGGCGATCCGCTTCCAGGCCAGTGACGACCAGCTGCGTCCGATGGGTCGCGCGACCGGCGGTGTGCGCGGCATGAAGTTCAAGCACGACGACGACAGCGTGCTGTCGCTGTCCGTCATCCGCGCCGCCCAGGTCGCGGCCGAGGAGGCCGCGGAGGCGCGTCTCGTCGAGGGCGGCGAGGCTCCCGAGGACATCGAGCCCGGTGCGCTGCCCGACGTGAAGGAGCAGTACGTCTTCACGATCACCGACGGCGGCTACGCCAAGCGCTCGCGGATCACCGACTACCGGATCACCAACCGCGGTGGCGTCGGCATCCGCGCGGTCAAGCTCAGCAACGAGGACCGCGGGGGCCTGGTCGGCGCGTTCATCGTGGAGGAGGGCGACGAGGTCCTCTCGATCACCAGCGGTGGCCAGGTCGTGCGCAGCCCCATCGACGCGAACTTCCGCGCGACCGGTCGCGACAGCCAGGGCGTGAAGTTCGTGACGCCCAAGAAGGGCGACACCGTCGCGGTCGTGGCCCGCTCGGTCGAGGCGCGCGAGGACGAGGAGGAGCTCGTCGAGGGTGCCGAGGGCGAGGCCGTCGAGACCGTGGTGGCGACCGGTGACGAATCGCCGGTTGTGGGCGACGGTGCAACAATCGATCCTCAGACCGCCGAGCCCGCCCCCGACGACAACACTGAGGAGTGA
- the gyrB gene encoding DNA topoisomerase (ATP-hydrolyzing) subunit B — protein sequence MSEENVETPAARTPDSPAPDPTPAEAIAASVEEAVEEAVAEKRSSTAVDEGTEYDASAIQVLEGLEAVRKRPGMYIGSTGERGLHHLIWEIVDNGVDEALAGYATRIVLTLQADGGVRVEDNGRGIPTDTAPGQDMPALTMALTMLHAGGKFGGGGYKVSGGLHGVGVSVVNALSTRLVAEVKNRGHLWRQSFQLGTPDADLEQVRPLEADEGTGTTVTWYASEDIFESTTYHLETITSRLREMAFLNKGVEFVVRDERADAESRVDAVEDDTIDNEVDNAGHDAPKRAETGGLEQVFKYDRGLVDYVEHLNRRKTVANATVISFEAETAEGASGQHMSLEVAMQWNTSYTESVHTFANNINTHEGGTHEEGFRASLTSLVNNWGEEWGLIKKKEDRVSGDDIREGLTAIISIKLGEPQFEGQTKTKLGNTEAKGFTQRIMNDQLGAWFEENPAEGKDIVRKSQAAANARIAARKARELARNRKGLLGGGGLPGKLSDCQSTNPAECEVFIVEGDSAGGSARQGRDPRIQAILPIRGKILNVEKARIDKVLANTEVQAIISALGTGIHEEFNLEKLRYHKVVMMADADVDGHHINTLLLTLLFRFMKPLIEHGYVYMAQPPLYRLRWNKPAEHEFVYSDAERDALMKDGLASGRKLPKENPVQRYKGLGEMNADELWETTMDPDARLMKQVTLEDAAQADEIFSILMGEDVEQRRSFIQRNAKDVRFLDI from the coding sequence GTGAGCGAAGAGAACGTCGAGACCCCCGCAGCTCGGACCCCCGATTCGCCGGCACCGGACCCCACTCCCGCCGAGGCCATCGCCGCGTCGGTCGAGGAAGCGGTCGAGGAGGCGGTCGCCGAGAAGCGGTCGTCGACCGCGGTCGACGAGGGCACCGAGTACGACGCCTCGGCGATCCAGGTGCTCGAGGGCCTCGAGGCGGTCCGCAAGCGTCCCGGCATGTACATCGGCTCGACCGGTGAGCGCGGCCTCCACCACCTGATCTGGGAGATCGTGGACAACGGCGTCGACGAGGCGCTGGCCGGCTACGCGACCCGGATCGTCCTCACGCTCCAGGCCGACGGCGGCGTGCGCGTCGAGGACAACGGCCGCGGCATCCCGACCGACACCGCCCCGGGCCAGGACATGCCCGCGCTCACGATGGCGCTCACGATGCTCCACGCCGGCGGCAAGTTCGGCGGCGGCGGCTACAAGGTCTCCGGTGGTCTCCACGGCGTGGGCGTCTCGGTCGTCAACGCGCTCTCCACACGCCTGGTCGCCGAGGTGAAGAACCGTGGCCACCTGTGGCGCCAGAGCTTCCAGCTCGGCACCCCCGACGCCGACCTCGAGCAGGTCCGCCCGCTCGAGGCCGACGAGGGGACCGGCACCACCGTCACCTGGTACGCCTCGGAGGACATCTTCGAGAGCACCACCTACCACCTCGAGACGATCACCTCCCGCCTGCGCGAGATGGCGTTCCTCAACAAGGGCGTCGAGTTCGTCGTGCGCGACGAGCGGGCCGACGCCGAGTCGCGGGTCGACGCGGTCGAGGACGACACGATCGACAACGAGGTCGACAACGCCGGCCACGACGCCCCCAAGCGCGCCGAGACCGGCGGGCTCGAGCAGGTCTTCAAGTACGACCGGGGCCTCGTCGACTACGTCGAGCACCTCAACCGCCGCAAGACCGTCGCCAACGCCACCGTCATCTCCTTCGAGGCCGAGACGGCCGAGGGTGCCTCGGGCCAGCACATGAGCCTCGAGGTCGCGATGCAGTGGAACACCTCCTACACCGAGTCGGTCCACACCTTCGCCAACAACATCAACACCCACGAGGGCGGCACCCACGAGGAGGGCTTCCGCGCCTCCCTCACCTCGCTCGTCAACAACTGGGGCGAGGAGTGGGGCCTGATCAAGAAGAAGGAGGACCGGGTCTCCGGAGACGACATCCGTGAGGGCCTGACCGCCATCATCTCGATCAAGCTCGGCGAGCCGCAGTTCGAGGGCCAGACCAAGACCAAGCTCGGCAACACCGAGGCCAAGGGCTTCACCCAGCGGATCATGAACGACCAGCTCGGCGCCTGGTTCGAGGAGAACCCGGCCGAGGGCAAGGACATCGTCCGCAAGTCGCAGGCCGCGGCCAACGCGCGCATCGCCGCCCGCAAGGCGCGCGAGCTCGCCCGCAACCGCAAGGGCCTACTCGGCGGCGGCGGCCTCCCGGGCAAGCTGAGCGACTGCCAGTCGACCAACCCGGCCGAGTGCGAGGTCTTCATCGTCGAGGGCGACTCCGCCGGCGGTTCGGCGCGCCAGGGCCGCGACCCGCGCATCCAGGCGATCCTCCCGATCCGCGGCAAGATCCTCAACGTCGAGAAGGCGCGCATCGACAAGGTGCTCGCCAACACCGAGGTCCAGGCGATCATCTCCGCCCTCGGCACCGGCATCCACGAGGAGTTCAACCTCGAGAAGCTGCGCTACCACAAGGTCGTGATGATGGCCGACGCCGACGTCGACGGCCACCACATCAACACCCTGCTGCTGACGCTGCTGTTCCGCTTCATGAAGCCGCTGATCGAGCACGGCTACGTCTACATGGCGCAGCCCCCGCTCTACCGCCTGCGCTGGAACAAGCCGGCCGAGCACGAGTTCGTCTACTCCGACGCCGAGCGCGACGCCCTCATGAAGGACGGCCTCGCCAGCGGCAGGAAGCTGCCCAAGGAGAACCCGGTCCAGCGCTACAAGGGTCTCGGCGAGATGAACGCCGACGAGCTGTGGGAGACCACGATGGACCCCGACGCCCGCCTCATGAAGCAGGTGACGCTCGAGGACGCCGCCCAGGCCGACGAGATCTTCTCGATCCTCATGGGCGAGGACGTCGAGCAGCGCCGCTCGTTCATCCAGCGCAACGCCAAGGACGTCCGTTTCCTCGATATCTAG
- a CDS encoding DUF721 domain-containing protein: MGEEEPEAAPTPEEQPEHQPDGLDLARAAARAAAASPGAPRARRRSPSRRRTFTKSSGASPDDRDPQLLEQAMGRLIASHGWEVDLKVQGVFGRWGELVGSEVADHCTPESFDDGRLAVRTDSTAWATQLKLLAPTIVRRLNEELGHGTVTLIDVHGPHLPTWTKGRLSSRDGRGPRDTYG, translated from the coding sequence ATGGGTGAGGAGGAGCCGGAGGCCGCGCCCACGCCCGAGGAGCAACCGGAGCACCAGCCCGACGGGCTCGACCTGGCTCGCGCCGCCGCGCGCGCCGCCGCCGCGAGCCCGGGCGCACCGCGCGCGCGGAGGAGGTCGCCGAGCCGCCGCCGCACGTTCACGAAGTCGTCCGGGGCCAGCCCCGACGACCGCGACCCGCAGCTGCTCGAGCAGGCGATGGGGCGGCTGATCGCGAGCCACGGGTGGGAGGTCGACCTGAAGGTGCAGGGCGTGTTCGGCCGGTGGGGCGAGCTCGTGGGGTCGGAGGTCGCCGACCACTGCACGCCCGAGTCGTTCGACGACGGCCGGCTCGCCGTGCGCACGGACTCCACCGCCTGGGCGACCCAGCTCAAGCTGCTCGCACCGACGATCGTGCGCCGCCTCAACGAGGAGCTCGGCCACGGCACCGTCACCCTCATCGACGTGCACGGCCCCCACCTGCCGACCTGGACCAAGGGCCGGTTGTCCAGCCGCGACGGCCGCGGCCCGCGCGACACCTACGGCTGA
- the recF gene encoding DNA replication/repair protein RecF (All proteins in this family for which functions are known are DNA-binding proteins that assist the filamentation of RecA onto DNA for the initiation of recombination or recombinational repair.), producing MHVAHLTLHDFRSYSDIDVALEPGATAFIGRNGQGKTNLVEAIDYLSRLSSHRVATDAPLVRAGADQAIVRASVVKEGRPALLEVELNPGRANRARINRSPLPRPREIIGLVRTVVFAPDDLTLVKGDPSDRRKFLDDLLMLRAPRLAGVRSDYDRILRQRNSLLKTAGVARGSSRDAAMSTLEIWDDNLARVGAELLGARLRLVDDLRPYLGKAYEAVARGATRDDADLDYRASVEVGDDLEKALLDAIASKRKDELDRGISLVGPHRDELLLTLGSPELRLPVKGYASHGESWSFALALRLASYDLLRADGDDPILVLDDVFAELDAERRAQLAELVAGAEQVLVTAAVAADVPASLQGVRFLVADGQVTRDG from the coding sequence TTGCACGTCGCGCACCTGACCCTCCACGACTTCCGCTCCTACAGCGACATCGACGTCGCCCTGGAGCCGGGGGCGACGGCCTTCATCGGCCGCAACGGCCAGGGCAAGACCAACCTCGTCGAGGCGATCGACTACCTCTCCCGGCTCTCCTCGCACCGCGTCGCGACCGACGCGCCACTGGTGCGTGCCGGTGCGGACCAGGCGATCGTCCGCGCCTCGGTGGTCAAGGAGGGGCGCCCGGCCCTGCTCGAGGTCGAGCTCAACCCCGGCCGGGCCAACCGCGCCCGGATCAACCGCTCGCCGCTCCCCCGCCCCCGCGAGATCATCGGCCTGGTGCGCACGGTCGTCTTCGCTCCCGACGACCTGACGCTCGTCAAGGGCGACCCGTCGGACCGGCGCAAGTTCCTCGACGACCTGCTGATGCTGCGCGCTCCCCGGCTCGCCGGCGTCCGCTCCGACTACGACCGGATCCTCAGGCAGCGCAACAGCCTGCTCAAGACCGCGGGCGTCGCGCGCGGCTCCTCGCGCGACGCCGCGATGTCGACGCTCGAGATCTGGGACGACAACCTCGCCCGCGTCGGGGCCGAGCTCCTCGGCGCCCGGCTGCGCCTGGTCGACGACCTCCGCCCCTACCTCGGCAAGGCCTACGAGGCCGTCGCCCGAGGCGCGACGCGTGACGACGCCGACCTCGACTACAGGGCGAGCGTGGAGGTCGGCGACGACCTGGAGAAGGCGCTGCTCGACGCGATCGCCTCGAAGCGCAAGGACGAGCTCGACCGCGGCATCTCGCTCGTCGGCCCCCACCGCGACGAGCTGCTGCTGACCCTCGGCAGCCCGGAGCTACGGTTGCCGGTCAAGGGCTACGCCTCGCACGGGGAGTCGTGGTCGTTCGCGCTCGCGCTCCGGCTGGCGTCGTACGACCTGCTCCGCGCCGACGGCGACGACCCGATCCTCGTGCTCGACGACGTCTTCGCCGAGCTCGACGCCGAGCGCCGGGCCCAGCTCGCCGAGCTGGTCGCGGGGGCGGAGCAGGTGCTCGTCACGGCCGCGGTCGCGGCCGACGTGCCGGCGTCGCTGCAGGGGGTGCGGTTCCTCGTCGCGGACGGCCAGGTCACCCGCGATGGGTGA
- the gnd gene encoding phosphogluconate dehydrogenase (NAD(+)-dependent, decarboxylating) translates to MDIGLIGLGKMGGNMRERMRRAGLTVVGYDRNPDVSDVDSLAALVEALPSPKVVWVMVPAGDPTRATVKELSTLLGEGDVIVDGGNSRWTDDIANAELLAPLGIGYVDCGVSGGVWGLENGYALMYGGDSADIAKVQPAFDALKPEGEFGSVHAGKVGAGHFSKMVHNGIEYAIMQAYAEGWELLDKVDLTDNVTEVFRSWREGTVIRSWLLDLMVNALDEDPGLEKIAGYAEDSGEGRWTVEAGIDNAVATPAITAALYARFVSRQDDSPTMKAIAAMRNQFGGHAVRSAAPKGGDAEGSTGAEQSEAARQAGAGDDKAHGES, encoded by the coding sequence ATGGACATCGGACTCATCGGCCTGGGCAAGATGGGCGGCAACATGCGCGAGCGCATGCGCCGTGCCGGACTCACGGTGGTCGGCTACGACCGCAACCCCGACGTCAGCGACGTCGACTCCCTGGCCGCGCTCGTCGAGGCGTTGCCCAGCCCGAAGGTCGTGTGGGTGATGGTGCCCGCCGGCGACCCCACCCGCGCCACGGTCAAGGAGCTCTCGACGCTCCTCGGCGAGGGCGACGTGATCGTCGACGGCGGCAACTCGCGCTGGACCGACGACATCGCCAACGCCGAGCTGCTCGCCCCACTGGGCATCGGCTACGTCGACTGCGGTGTCTCCGGCGGCGTCTGGGGCCTGGAGAACGGCTACGCGCTGATGTACGGCGGCGACTCGGCCGACATCGCCAAGGTCCAGCCCGCCTTCGACGCGCTCAAGCCCGAGGGCGAGTTCGGCTCCGTCCACGCCGGCAAGGTCGGCGCGGGCCACTTCTCCAAGATGGTCCACAACGGGATCGAGTACGCCATCATGCAGGCGTACGCCGAGGGCTGGGAGCTGCTCGACAAGGTCGACCTCACCGACAACGTGACCGAGGTCTTCCGCTCCTGGCGCGAGGGCACGGTCATCCGCTCGTGGCTGCTCGACCTCATGGTCAACGCCCTCGACGAGGACCCCGGGCTCGAGAAGATCGCCGGCTACGCCGAGGACTCCGGCGAGGGCCGGTGGACCGTCGAGGCCGGCATCGACAACGCGGTCGCCACCCCGGCCATCACCGCGGCGCTCTACGCCCGGTTCGTCTCGCGCCAGGACGACTCCCCGACGATGAAGGCGATCGCGGCGATGCGCAACCAGTTCGGCGGTCACGCCGTGCGCTCGGCCGCGCCCAAGGGCGGCGACGCGGAGGGCAGCACCGGCGCCGAGCAGTCCGAGGCGGCCAGGCAGGCCGGAGCCGGCGACGACAAGGCCCATGGCGAGAGCTAG
- the dnaN gene encoding DNA polymerase III subunit beta, which yields MKFRVERDVFADAVAWAARSLPVRPSSPVLAGLLIEASDAGLVLSTFDYETSARATLTAEVNDEGRALVSGRLLADICRSLPAKPVELTLEGPRVSLTCGSARFSLQTMPVDDYPTLPEMPSATGTVSSADFAHAVSQAVTAAGRDDMLPVLTGVRIEIDGSTMALLATDRFRLSHRELTWNPQSPDESIAALVPAKVLGDTAKSLTSGAEVTIALAASGAGEGLIGFEGTGLGGVRRTTTRLLDGEFPKVRSLFPAEHLTVAKVNKAELIETVKRVALVAERNTAVQMKFGENQIVLDAGSGDEAMATEAVDADIDGDDLTTGFNPQFLLDGLSAIDGEFVDLAFTQATKPVVISGTDADDDASSFRYLLMPRRLLS from the coding sequence GTGAAGTTCCGCGTCGAACGCGACGTCTTCGCCGATGCCGTTGCCTGGGCTGCCCGCAGCCTCCCGGTCCGCCCGAGCTCCCCGGTCCTGGCCGGCCTGCTCATCGAGGCGAGCGACGCCGGGCTGGTGCTCTCCACCTTCGACTACGAGACCTCCGCCCGGGCGACGCTCACCGCCGAGGTCAACGACGAGGGCAGGGCGCTCGTCAGCGGGCGCCTGCTGGCCGACATCTGCCGCAGCCTCCCGGCCAAGCCGGTCGAGCTCACGCTCGAGGGTCCGCGCGTCTCGCTCACCTGCGGCTCGGCGCGCTTCAGCCTCCAGACCATGCCGGTCGACGACTACCCGACGCTGCCCGAGATGCCCTCGGCCACCGGCACCGTCTCCAGCGCCGACTTCGCGCACGCCGTGTCCCAAGCGGTCACCGCCGCGGGTCGCGACGACATGCTGCCCGTGCTCACCGGCGTCCGCATCGAGATCGACGGCTCGACCATGGCGCTGCTGGCCACCGACCGCTTCCGGCTCTCGCACCGCGAGCTCACCTGGAACCCGCAGTCCCCCGACGAGTCGATCGCCGCGCTCGTCCCGGCCAAGGTCCTCGGCGACACGGCGAAGTCGCTCACCTCGGGCGCCGAGGTCACGATCGCGCTCGCCGCCAGCGGGGCCGGCGAGGGCCTCATCGGCTTCGAGGGCACCGGTCTCGGCGGCGTGCGCCGGACGACGACCCGCCTGCTCGACGGCGAGTTCCCCAAGGTCCGCTCGCTCTTCCCGGCCGAGCACCTGACCGTCGCCAAGGTCAACAAGGCCGAGCTCATCGAGACGGTCAAGCGTGTCGCGCTGGTCGCCGAGCGCAACACCGCCGTGCAGATGAAGTTCGGCGAGAACCAGATCGTCCTCGACGCCGGTTCCGGCGACGAGGCGATGGCGACCGAGGCGGTCGACGCCGACATCGACGGCGACGACCTGACGACGGGCTTCAACCCGCAGTTCCTGCTCGACGGCCTCTCCGCCATCGACGGCGAGTTCGTCGACCTGGCGTTCACGCAGGCCACCAAGCCGGTCGTCATCTCGGGCACCGACGCCGACGACGACGCCAGCTCCTTCCGCTACCTGCTGATGCCGCGCCGCCTGCTGTCCTGA